Part of the Quercus lobata isolate SW786 chromosome 6, ValleyOak3.0 Primary Assembly, whole genome shotgun sequence genome, TCAtgaatatggataaaaattgccacccctaataGCAGGTATGGTTCATTTTACTGCTATAGTGAAGTAGTAACTAGCAagggttattattattattattattattaatttctttacCTGGCATAATTGctaagatctctctctctccctgtGTGTGTGTTCCACATAttcatttttccttctcatCTATTACTTACACTATTTCCTCTGCAATCATGCATAGACTGTAGTCTTTACAGAAGCCACATGTGAATCATAAGACTCCAAAGATGgaaaaatacaccaaaacctttttaaaataatacttCCTAAACCAATCTACAATACCCTAAACCAACACATCAATGATCCTTCATGTTGACCAAGAAAGATTTACCCAGTTCCCTCCTCCCTCCCCTCTCCGGGCCGGAAAAATCCCTATATACAATACAAACATGGAAATGATACAAATTGAGATCAAACAGAAGATAGGTGTCATCTGTGTACAACAGCAAGAAACAATTCCTATTTCTAGAAACCTTGAACTCAATAAAGTGCCCTTTATTGCACTATCTACCCAATGCTGATGTCATCTGATAAAAGCCCACTGGACAAAGCCTGGGAACTCCCAAATGGTCTGTTGGCATGCAGCCATGAGAACCTACAAGAGACTGAAGAAATGCACAAGGACATCCCATCTGTTTTACTCTTCCTACCTCAATACCTTGCAACACAATTCAGGAAATTTGAACTGGCAGGAAATTTGAGTGCCCAAGATTTGCCGGCATTGTCTTTCTAGACTTTAGAGTTAGAATGAAAGAATTCAAGAATAGTTAGCAAATTATTTTGAGGTGTATATggataaattacaatttacccacGTGTGATTTGAtcgaaatttaaattatttatatgtggtttaaaatttgacactttacccacttaaagtttaatcaaaatttaaattgttaaCCTGTGGTTTGAAATCCCATAATGCAAGTGTTCCgtttgggttatttttttatcttattttttttttttttttttttttttttttttttttgggttactgAATTCTAATTGAGTTAATTTTAgatgggtaaagtgtcaaataattcaaatcacatatagaaaacttaaatttcggtcaaattataaatggataaattgtaatttgctttttttttaaaagaagaaagttatTTTGCCAAGATATATACTTTTTCTCTATCTACAAATGAGGTGATTTTTATTCTAGATAGTTTAATGTTGAAAAGAGGAGATTTTTGTTTATCACATGTGGACATAAGCCCTTTCCTTCGGTTTCAGCAaccaaatgaaaaatgaaacaaaatccagaaaaagaaaatgccaATAAGAAAGGAGAACCCAACCCAATTGTCAATTAACCAAATGAATGCATTACAAATagaacaaaaaatcaaagagagaaaataacgtaacagagaaagagaagagtgTTTACCCGTGAATGTGAAGTAGAGGAAGATTGTTCACTTAATAATAGATTCAACCCAGCAACTCTGAATCAATCTAACAACTTCAGTCCTTTCATCTTCCTGCTTCCCTGTTCTTTGTTTTGTTACAAGTATTTAgcctttttttcccctctccagGTAAACTTAACAACATGTTGTCAAAGAGTCGAACCAGGGATGAAGCCAGGACTTGCATATAAGGATCGACTTTGCTGCTGGTTCTGTATGGTGGCTTAGCCACTAAGGTGTCTTTTTTTGTGACTTTGATGCTTGTTGTTAGGTAAGgacaattattttgtttgaaattttttaaaaggttgggttgtttgttttgagtaaaattggttgattaaacttaattttttttagtttcactattggtaatttttgttgtcgggctaatttttttgggcttatatattttgtattaaattttaaatttatagattttttttatggtttttaaaaagatgaaaatgggagagctacaattttttttttacaaattactgatATAGTAAAtggttattgataagtaaaaaaaatggtgtaaatGGTAGGTTTAGAtacaaaccaataagaatttgttaccttaagagtttataaaaatattataaaaaaatttgtaactataacatcactcttaaaagaattaataatattactaAGAGGACAAAGtctaattttatagaacaaaattgctaaaattaatacttggaatatattcttctttttcttttattttttttattttttttatttttttatttaaatttggaaGGGGGCAATTGCCACCGAGTCAAAGGCTGCCTCTGTCCCTAAGttgaacaatgagattaaagtTATTCCCCATTAAAGTCTCTAATTAGCATtacttgttttcttttaaatgatGTTGGCATATTCTAGCCATAGATTTACTTCATACCAATCCTGGCCATGAAACAGACTCTCCATTTATCCCAACAAAGGTTAAGCACTTTGTGTTGAGAGGGAATGTACCAAAATTCTTCCAGACCAGACAAAACCAGTTGCAACTGTGGGACCCAAACATGATCAAAAGACGAGAGTTAGTATattttaaaatcgagtttctgaGACTCGGTTTCACTTTTAGCAAACCGAGTCTCTGAGACTCGAGATCCATGTGCAAATCCCATGTGGCGTGTCCGCGATTTCTACGTGGACATGCCACATAGGATTTGGCCACATTAGAATACAAAATTGAGTCTGAAAGACTCGATTTTGACGcagaaaatcgagtctttgagacttgaGATACTAGTAAGTTATAATGTTTGTAAACTGAGCCTACTAACTATATACTTACgattttatggccatttggccattttggcccatttCCTTCCCTTGACGCTTcctgaaaataataatatcccATTTCCTTTCCTCTTCTTATCACATACACAAAACATCTTTTAATCCTCTCTATTCCTTTCTTGCACTTCCTAACTTTCCAAAATTTCCATTTCCTAGGAAAACTCTACCAGTTTGGCTTTGTGTTTTTGCTATTCTAGGGTTTGGTACTGAACCAGAATCGATGGATTGGGGCAACGTCACGGCGGAGGATTTGATCGACGCTCTCCATGAGGTTGACTGGTCATCGCCACCGCGCCCTCTCTCCGAATTCTTCTCCCGATTCACCGTCCCCAGATCTTACGCCAAACGGAGTAGCCGAGTAGCAGAGATTGAAGCATCATGCGGCATTTGCTACAGTAGTATGAAACTACATTGCATATCTTGAGGCAGTGCCCTTTAGCAACGAATGGATAATCATCAACGAAGGAAACTTTTCATAAGTGGATCAAGGATTCAGAAAGAGATTTTGCAGCCTTCCTTGAACAAGTTAACACCAAATGTGGGGATAAATAGTTTGAGTTGAGCAATGGTTTTGATGCTAACATGGGCAATATGGGTTGCTAGGAATGGAGATTTGTTTCCAACTGCATCCAAAAGGGATCCTTGAGCTTGCACTGGTAACGCTCAGGAGTACAAACAAGCCAATAGGCAGGCCATCATCCAAGGCGACCTCAGTCTAAATGAGGAACAAGTGTAGGTCTTTTTAACACAGCATTGTGGTAGTTTGTAACAAGCCAATCGCGTAAATTGTATGACCCCGTTGTGCTGTTTTGTATTTGTTTACCCATATAAAGTTTCaatgataataaattttcatacaaaatagGAAGTAGAATCATGAAAATACAACCTGACATGTCTTTGAGCCCCTtggcaacaacaacaacttctTTCTaatcttcaattcttcttctatAGTCAAATTATTATGAGATTTTATACTGAATACACTTAAAACGCTTGCATTCTGCAACAAATACTTCACCAGCTTGTACTCACCTTTCTGCCCCTGAAATtgccaaattaatattttcttgagACAAGACAACAAGCAACGAGGAACCCACTCAGGTTGATCCCACTGGCAATCTCCTCCCCGCTCATGTACAAGTCCCTaagcaaaatagaaaaaccaaGTTTCAGAATTACTGCTTATCAGCCAGAACTAATCAAATACAAACTCACCATTGGAAGGAAGAGAGCTAGTAGGTTAGGCAAGCTTTTGAGTAAGTCCGGCAAGAACTGCCATCCAGCATGTTTGTTAACGCTCAGCTTCAAATGGCTCACATTATGTAACGTAGGCAGGTTGCAATCTGATAACTTGAGAACCTTCAAGCAACAAAGATTAATATTCAATCGAGCCAGagaaaaagattttatattGATCAATGATCAAATATAAGAGTTAGGAAAGCTAACCTCCATATAATCGCCAGTTAAATGCAAGATTTTGACATTACAAATACCTTTCATTAGCTCCAGCTGTCTTTGACCATAGTAAGCATAGCCTTTTTGTTCCAACTTTGGAGTGCTTAAGTCAACATGCAATTGAGCTTCAGTTAGTGACTTTAGATTCTTTAAATCATACCCTTCTGCCACAAAATCATATAATCTAAAGTACTCAAGGGCTGGAGTATCAATGATAATCTTGTACTCACAGAACTCCGTACTATATTCATCTTCTATAGCACATTCAATGGTCAAACGCTTCAATATACGGGCAGAAATCTTAAAGCAACGTATTCTTTTCATTCCGCATTTCACTATAGACAGTTCTTCTAGCACAGGGCAGCTAGAAAATAACTTATGAGTTGAGTCATCAtctgaaaattcaatggaattCAGATGGAGGGTTCTGAGACTTAGTAAAAATACGGAAGCAGGAACATTGAGCACAAATTTTGTTCCTAGTTTAAGGTACACCAGTGATGCAGATGTAAAAAGGCCACAATATAGAGAGTATTTAGAGTTTCTCATGGGGAAACAGAGATCAAGCTCTTGAACTTTACCCCACACTGCACTGCAAATCCATGCATTCACCTGTGAGGGTTCATAGTCTTGACCACATTTCAAATGAAACCTGTGTATGCGTGGTGCGTTGTGTAGTTTAAGCACTCTATCCACAAAACTTGAGAAGCTCACTCTCAAATCTTGTGTTGATTTACTGCCAGGCCTTCTTCCATGTAACAATAACTCATCATCAAAGTCCAAATTGGGTACTGAAGACCAAAGATTCTTCCACGTGGTGGATAAAATGGATGTTCCCACCGCATATTTTGTTGGAAGAAAAGATAGGATGTGGCAAAGCACTTTGTACGGTAATCTGTTGATTCcatctttctcttccttttctctatGATAAACCCTGTCTTCGGCTTCTTGGACTATGGCTTTCTTAAAAATGTTGTGGCTAATTGTGGAAATACTGCCCTTGTATTCCGCCACTCCCCACTTGCTTCCAAGgccctaaaaaaaatcaactatgTTTCCGAAATACTGCCTATCAGCAAGGACTAATCAAATGCAAACTCAAAGTCGGAGAGCTTGTATGTTAGACACACTTTTGAGTCGGTTTGATAGAAACTACCATCCAATATGTTtgataacaataacaaaaacaaaaactaagtttCAAAAATAGTGCTTATTAGTGAAGACTAATCAAATACAAACTCACCTCTCCAAAGTCGAGAGCTCGTATGTTAATCACACTTTTGATTTGGTTCAACAGAAACTGTCATCCAATATGTTtgataacaataacaaaaacaaaaacaaaaacttcagTTTTAGAAATAGTGCTTATTAGTGAAGACTAATCAAATACAAACTCACCTCTCTTAAGGCGAGAGCTACGTTAGGCACAATTCTGATTCGGTTCGATAGAAACTTCGACAGAAACTGCCATCCAATATGTTTGATAACAattacaaaaatcaagtttcagaAATAGTGCTTAGTAGTGAAGACTATTTAATACAAACTCACCTCTCCAATGTCAAGAGCTCATATGTTAGGCATGCTTTTGAGTAGGTCCGACAAAAACATACATCCAACAAGTTTGTTAACATTTACCTCCAAATGGCTCACATTATGCAATGTAGGCAGGTTGCTACCTGATAACATGAGCGccttcattcattaaaaaatactTGTCAAATCAAAAAATCTTGAAAGGTGTCTTTTTTAATCGTATTAAGTAATGAGAAATGATTAGTATACACAACTAAGTGTATACATAGTACACACAAATTGCAATTTACAAAGGAACTCGTGACTTTAAGTCACTATTAGAGTGTGTAATAGACACTACTCTTAACTCTTAAGTAATTGACTAGCATACTGAAAAAGAGCCAGAGAGAAGATTGTAAGAGGACAAAATGTAAGTGTTAGGAAAGCTAACCTCCATAGAATCACCAGTTAAATGCAAGACCTTGACATTATGAATACCTTTGATTATCTCCAGCACTTTTTTGACCATAATAAGCACGGTCCCTTTGTTCTATCCTTCGAGTGCTTAAATCCGCATGCACTTGAGCTTCAATTAGTGATTTTAGATTCTTAAAATGATACCCTTCTGCTACATAACCATATAGTCTAAGGTATTCAAGTTTTGGAGCatcaataacaattttataCCCACAGAATTCTGTAGCATATTCATTATCTAATATAGCACATTCCATGGCCAAACACTTGAGTGCATGGGCAGAAATGTTAAAACAACGTATGTTTTTCATTCCACATTCCTCTATAAATAGTTGTTCTAGCACAGGGCAGCTCGAAATAAGCTTATGTGTCGAAGCATCATCTGAAAATTCAATTGAGTTCAGATGGAGAGTCTTAAGGCTTGGTAAAAGTACAGAAGCAGGAACATTGAGCACAAAGTTCGTGCCTAGTTTTAGGTAAACCAGTGATTCAGTTCTAAAAAGATGACCGTGCACAGTGGGGACACACAGATGAAGCTTCTGTACATGACGCCGTAGTGCTTGGTAAATCCATGCATTGACATGTGAGGATTCATAATTTTGAGCACATTTCAAACGAAACCAATGTAGGCGTGGTGCATTGTGTAGAATGAGCACTCTATCCACAAAACTTGAGAAGCTCACTCTCAAATCTTCTACTGGTTTATTGATAAGGTTTTCTTCATGTAACAATAAGCCATCCTCAAAGTCTACTAAAGCCCAAATATTCTTCCCCTTGGTGGATAAAACAGAAGTTGCCACTGCATGTTTTGTTGGAAGAAATGAGAGGATGTGACAAAGTACTTTGCATGGTAAATTGCTGATCCTATCTTCCTTTTCGCGGACTATGACTCCCGTCAAAATGTTCAGGCGTCTTGAGGAAACACCACCCTGATATTTTATTTGCCTATTGCTTTTCAGAGAA contains:
- the LOC115994648 gene encoding F-box/LRR-repeat protein At3g59190-like — its product is MKALMLSGSNLPTLHNVSHLEFLSKFLSNRIRIVPNVALALREFLLNQIKSVINIRALDFGEGLGSKWGVAEYKGSISTISHNIFKKAIVQEAEDRVYHREKEEKDGINRLPYKVLCHILSFLPTKYAVGTSILSTTWKNLWSSVPNLDFDDELLLHGRRPGSKSTQDLRVSFSSFVDRVLKLHNAPRIHRFHLKCGQDYEPSQVNAWICSAVWGKVQELDLCFPMRNSKYSLYCGLFTSASLVYLKLGTKFVLNVPASVFLLSLRTLHLNSIEFSDDDSTHNV
- the LOC115994649 gene encoding F-box/LRR-repeat protein At3g59190-like, producing the protein MESNSKRQRISYSLKSNRQIKYQGGVSSRRLNILTGVIVREKEDRISNLPCKVLCHILSFLPTKHAVATSVLSTKGKNIWALVDFEDGLLLHEENLINKPVEDLRVSFSSFVDRVLILHNAPRLHWFRLKCAQNYESSHVNAWIYQALRRHVQKLHLCVPTVHGHLFRTESLVYLKLGTNFVLNVPASVLLPSLKTLHLNSIEFSDDASTHKLISSCPVLEQLFIEECGMKNIRCFNISAHALKCLAMECAILDNEYATEFCGYKIVIDAPKLEYLRLYVLEIIKGIHNVKVLHLTGDSMEYASQLLKS